One Stigmatopora argus isolate UIUO_Sarg chromosome 12, RoL_Sarg_1.0, whole genome shotgun sequence genomic window carries:
- the LOC144086109 gene encoding transmembrane 6 superfamily member 2-like, with translation MRLPEEVCVLGLSLLAPALLYTMNNVPALQGPLLILGIGMAVLGSVLLLLLLLTTPHKKTVDPLFYVFAELSFTCLVGLTNALEQDGFISGFMSFYLKMGEPHLSTAYAVMMSYWEGIVHFVLFLTIIHRMFRGKCYRSLALFWVGSSIMHQLVHIPGVVVGKHGSNIHPAFWRNIPFFLAPFWAATILFSRSREMPIIPADRIAAEQKKSLLSRPLELQLAVLLLAGVAVSVFRGFVVLDCPLDFCFKYLYQFEPYLKDPVAFPKVMMLVYLFYAVPLLTVFIYGLIRPGCGWMLDWTVFFAGATAQAQWCHIGASLHSRTPFTYRVPSDKLWSVITFNILLAVVPALLALHCHNNAAYFMKPVPHGQMDSNKKKK, from the exons GCCTCTGCTTATCCTGGGAATCGGAATGGCTGTTCTGGGATCTGTTCTTCTTTTACTACTCCTTCTAACAACGCCACATAAAAAGACCGTGGATCCTTTATTTTACG TGTTTGCCGAGTTGTCTTTTACTTGTTTGGTGGGCCTAACCAACGCCCTGGAGCAAGATGGCTTCATATCAGGCTTCATGAGTTTCTACCTCAAGATG GGAGAACCTCATCTGAGCACTGCCTACGCTGTCATGATGTCCTACTGGGAAGGCATCGTTCATTTTGTCCTCTTTCTAACCATCATACACCGCATGTTCAGGGG GAAGTGCTACCGGAGTCTGGCACTTTTTTGGGTGGGATCCTCCATCATGCATCAACTTGTTCACATCCCTGGCGTGGTTGTGG GTAAACATGGATCCAACATTCATCCCGCTTTTTGGAGAAACATTCCCTTCTTTTTAGCACCTTTCTGGGCAGCTACCATTCTTTTTAGCAGGTCAAGAGAGATGCCTATCATCCCAGCAGACAgg ATTGCCGCCGAACAAAAGAAAAGTCTGCTATCCCGTCCTCTTGAGCTGCAACTTGCAGTATTGCTACTAGCAGGTGTTGCCGTCTCGGTTTTTAGAGGCTTT GTGGTACTGGATTGTCCTCTGGACTTCTGCTTCAAATACCTCTATCAGTTTGAACCCTATCTCAAAGATCCTGTGGCCTTCCCTAAAGTCATG ATGCTGGTCTATTTGTTCTACGCGGTCCCCTTGTTGACAGTCTTCATCTACGGTCTGATCAGGCCTGGTTGCGGTTGGATGTTGGACTGGACGGTCTTCTTTGCTGGAGCTACAGCTCAG GCGCAGTGGTGCCACATCGGAGCATCTCTACACTCTCGCACGCCCTTCACGTACCGAGTCCCCTCAGACAAACTGTGGAGCGTTATCACCTTCAATATCCTCCTTGCTGTTGTGCCTGCTCTGCTGGCTTTGCACTGCCACAACAATGCGGCTTATTTCATGAAACCTGTTCCCCATGGACAAATGGATAGCAACAAGAAGAAAAAGTAG
- the ndufa13 gene encoding NADH dehydrogenase [ubiquinone] 1 alpha subcomplex subunit 13, with product MAGSKVKQDMPPPGGYAAFDYKRNLPKRGLSGYSMFGIGIGIMVFGYWRIFKWNRERRRLQIEELEARIAMMPLMQAEHDRRNLRLLRENLEEEAIIMKDVPGWKVGESVFHTDRWVTPLSEELFHLRPREEFLHKRFGFLWYV from the exons ATGGCGGGCTCCAAGGTGAAGCAGGACATGCCACCTCCAGGAGGCTATGCTGCCTTCGACTACAAGCGAAATCTACCCAAAAGAGGACTCTCGG GCTATAGTATGTTCGGGATTGGCATCGGCATCATGGTGTTTGGCTACTGGAGAATTTTCAAGTGGAACAGGGAAAGGAG GCGCTTGCAGATCGAGGAGCTGGAAGCCAGGATAGCGATGATGCCGCTCATGCAGGCGGAACACGATCGCAG AAACCTTCGGCTGCTGAGGGAAAATTTGGAGGAGGAAGCTATTATCATGAAGGATGTTCCTGGctggaag GTGGGTGAAAGCGTGTTTCACACGGATCGCTGGGTAACTCCTTTGTCTGAGGAGCTTTTTCACCTCAGACCTCGTGAAGAGTTTCTACACAAGCGCTTTGGTTTTTTGTGGTACGTGTAA
- the LOC144086041 gene encoding transcriptional repressor p66-alpha-like isoform X3: MSEEAVRQTRSQKRALERDEEPRITTEPSSPDNESKRPKLEDSQPTTRETMPPQPEPKVEQGPQSLIGIGANEEAGQLAPSFEHEPVKAEAAREANSDNPIGCGDRADKEMKAENDVDAVRRFQPAEPKVSGGMLAAGEVKATIKVEVQTGEQPVDMSTSKGVKREKRPPSPEDEEDDDDDDDVIILSDNDSPSPPVNGVSHLKELDTELLMKSSPAERERVIKRLKEELRLEEAKLVLLKKLRQSQLQRDCLQKSSGLSITCAPPPLIRGTIGSSKGSQQIVTGRSLGTVIPPPLVRGGQQISSKHGSQIIMPPLVRGAQQIQALRQQQQQQQLAASGGGGSGPPPLLLGARTSTPAGQGQRNMVQPGLIRVGNSATSLGSSGMKGSSSGSSVVSLVGANDSPASRQAAAKLALRKQLEKTLLEIPPPKPPAPEFNFLPSAANNEFIYLVGLEEVVQNLLDSIHRGKTGAPLPKPAIREPNMCTQCHTDFTCRWRQDKAKGGTVLCEDCMSSNQKKALKAEHTNRLKAAFVKALQQEQEIEQRLIQQTSSSISHGGSSSSSSLKAEQLVAQQLKQARTSSLHRGANIVHHQSIKSTHGSIRGIPQSFSSSSQLQSAVAAASLVSRPGKHEHVTQRSAQISKVSGGGVGGSRNMSGGSASSTSWKKQSNSNKGVTMAYVNPSLSGHKTSASVDARQREYLLDMIPSRSSISQTANTWK, translated from the exons ATGTCTGAGGAGGCCGTCCGCCAGACACGCAGCCAGAAAAGGGCACTGGAGAGGGATGAAGAACCGCGGATTACTACGGAACCTTCCAGTCCTGACAATGAAAGCAAAAGACCCAAGCTGGAGGACTCCCAACCCACGACCCGGGAGACCATGCCACCTCAACCTGAGCCCAAAGTGGAACAGGGCCCTCAAAGTCTGATCGGGATCGGAGCTAACGAGGAAGCGGGGCAATTAGCGCCATCTTTTGAACACGAGCCGGTGAAAGCCGAGGCCGCTCGTGAAGCAAACTCGGACAATCCGATTGGATGCGGTGACAGAGCTGACAAGGAAATGAAGGCGGAGAACGACGTGGATGCCGTGAGGCGTTTCCAGCCTGCGGAACCAAAAGTGTCCGGTGGCATGTTGGCTGCTGGTGAGGTGAAGGCAACCATCAAAGTGGAGGTCCAGACTGGTGAGCAACCAGTGGACATGAGCACTTCCAAAGG TGTCAAAAGAGAGAAGCGGCCTCCATCACCTGAAGATgaagaggatgatgatgatgatgatgatgtcataATATTGTCAGATAACGACTCACCAAGTCCACCTGTGAATGGCGTGAGCCACTTGAAGGAGCTGGACACCGAACTCCTCATG AAGAGCAGCCCGGCTGAACGGGAGCGTGTCATCAAGAGGTTGAAAGAAGAACTGAGGCTGGAGGAGGCTAAGCTAGTGTTGCTGAAGAAACTCAGACAGAGCCAGTTACAGAGGGATTGTCTTCAAAAG TCTTCAGGGTTGTCCATTACCTGCGCCCCACCTCCTCTAATACGAGGGACTATCGGGAGCAGCAAAGGCTCACAGCAG ATTGTAACCGGTCGGAGTTTGGGCACGGTCATACCGCCGCCTTTGGTGCGCGGAGGGCAGCAGATTTCGTCGAAACATGGCTCCCAGATCATTATGCCGCCTTTGGTCAGAGGAGCACAG CAGATCCAGGCTCTTcgccagcagcagcaacagcagcagttgGCAGCCTCCGGAGGTGGGGGCTCAGGGCCGCCCCCTCTGCTGTTGGGTGCCAGGACCTCAACCCCTGCAGGACAGGGTCAGAGAAACATGGTGCAGCCGGGCCTCATCAGAGTAGGAAATTCCGCAACCTCGCTG GGCTCGTCCGGTATGAAGGGTTCTTCTTCGGGAAGTAGCGTAGTGTCGCTGGTGGGCGCCAATGACAGTCCGGCCAGCCGCCAGGCGGCGGCCAAACTCGCTTTGCGGAAACAACTGGAGAAGACACTCCTCGAGATCCCGCCACCCAAGCCCCCCGCTCCAGAGTTTAACTTCCTGCCCTCGGCAGCCAATAATGAGTTCATCTACCTGGTGGGACTCGAGGAAGTGGTCCAGAACCTGTTGGATAGCATTCACCGAG GGAAGACGGGGGCACCTCTACCCAAGCCCGCCATCAGAGAGCCCAACATGTGCACCCAGTGCCACACCGACTTCACGTGCAGGTGGAGACAGGACAAGGCCAAAGGCGGCACCGTCCTCTGCGAAGACTGCATGTCGTCCAATCAGAAAAAGGCCCTGAAAGCCGAGCACACCAATAGGCTGAAAGCGGCGTTCGTCAAAGCGTTGCAGCAGGAGCAGGAAATCGAGCAACGCCTCATCCAGCAGACGTCTTCGTCCATCTCCCACGGCGgttcctcgtcgtcgtcgtcgctgaAGGCGGAGCAGCTGGTGGCGCAGCAGCTGAAACAGGCCCGCACGTCTTCTCTGCACCGAGGGGCCAACATCGTCCACCATCAATCCATCAAG AGCACCCACGGGAGCATCAGGGGGATCCCCCAGTCCTTCTCGTCCTCCTCCCAGCTGCAAAGCGCCGTGGCGGCCGCCTCCCTGGTCAGCCGACCAGGTAAGCACGAGCATGTGACGCAGCGCTCTGCCCAGATTTCAAAGGTGAGCGGCGGCGGAGTCGGCGGCAGCAGGAATATGAGTGGGGGTAGTGCCTCGTCCACTTCATGGAAGAAGCAGAGCAACAGCAACAAAG GTGTGACGATGGCGTACGTGAACCCCAGCCTGAGTGGGCACAAGACCTCAGCCAGCGTGGACGCACGCCAGAGGGAGTACCTGCTGGACATGATCCCCTCTCGCTCGTCCATCTCGCAGACTGCAAACACATGGAAATAG
- the LOC144086041 gene encoding transcriptional repressor p66-alpha-like isoform X4 produces the protein MFFKVAAPSAEMTAVPHRGNSQVTDSDSGMSEEAVRQTRSQKRALERDEEPRITTEPSSPDNESKRPKLEDSQPTTRETMPPQPEPKVEQGPQSLIGIGANEEAGQLAPSFEHEPVKAEAAREANSDNPIGCGDRADKEMKAENDVDAVRRFQPAEPKVSGGMLAAGEVKATIKVEVQTGEQPVDMSTSKGVKREKRPPSPEDEEDDDDDDDVIILSDNDSPSPPVNGVSHLKELDTELLMKSSPAERERVIKRLKEELRLEEAKLVLLKKLRQSQLQRDCLQKSSGLSITCAPPPLIRGTIGSSKGSQQIVTGRSLGTVIPPPLVRGGQQISSKHGSQIIMPPLVRGAQQIQALRQQQQQQQLAASGGGGSGPPPLLLGARTSTPAGQGQRNMVQPGLIRVGNSATSLGSSGMKGSSSGSSVVSLVGANDSPASRQAAAKLALRKQLEKTLLEIPPPKPPAPEFNFLPSAANNEFIYLVGLEEVVQNLLDSIHRGKTGAPLPKPAIREPNMCTQCHTDFTCRWRQDKAKGGTVLCEDCMSSNQKKALKAEHTNRLKAAFVKALQQEQEIEQRLIQQTSSSISHGGSSSSSSLKAEQLVAQQLKQARTSSLHRGANIVHHQSIKSTHGSIRGIPQSFSSSSQLQSAVAAASLVSRPGVTMAYVNPSLSGHKTSASVDARQREYLLDMIPSRSSISQTANTWK, from the exons ATGTTTTTCAAAGTTGCTGCTCCCTCGGCGGAGATGACGGCTGTCCCTCATCGGGGGAACAGCCAGGTCACGGATTCGGACTCG GGGATGTCTGAGGAGGCCGTCCGCCAGACACGCAGCCAGAAAAGGGCACTGGAGAGGGATGAAGAACCGCGGATTACTACGGAACCTTCCAGTCCTGACAATGAAAGCAAAAGACCCAAGCTGGAGGACTCCCAACCCACGACCCGGGAGACCATGCCACCTCAACCTGAGCCCAAAGTGGAACAGGGCCCTCAAAGTCTGATCGGGATCGGAGCTAACGAGGAAGCGGGGCAATTAGCGCCATCTTTTGAACACGAGCCGGTGAAAGCCGAGGCCGCTCGTGAAGCAAACTCGGACAATCCGATTGGATGCGGTGACAGAGCTGACAAGGAAATGAAGGCGGAGAACGACGTGGATGCCGTGAGGCGTTTCCAGCCTGCGGAACCAAAAGTGTCCGGTGGCATGTTGGCTGCTGGTGAGGTGAAGGCAACCATCAAAGTGGAGGTCCAGACTGGTGAGCAACCAGTGGACATGAGCACTTCCAAAGG TGTCAAAAGAGAGAAGCGGCCTCCATCACCTGAAGATgaagaggatgatgatgatgatgatgatgtcataATATTGTCAGATAACGACTCACCAAGTCCACCTGTGAATGGCGTGAGCCACTTGAAGGAGCTGGACACCGAACTCCTCATG AAGAGCAGCCCGGCTGAACGGGAGCGTGTCATCAAGAGGTTGAAAGAAGAACTGAGGCTGGAGGAGGCTAAGCTAGTGTTGCTGAAGAAACTCAGACAGAGCCAGTTACAGAGGGATTGTCTTCAAAAG TCTTCAGGGTTGTCCATTACCTGCGCCCCACCTCCTCTAATACGAGGGACTATCGGGAGCAGCAAAGGCTCACAGCAG ATTGTAACCGGTCGGAGTTTGGGCACGGTCATACCGCCGCCTTTGGTGCGCGGAGGGCAGCAGATTTCGTCGAAACATGGCTCCCAGATCATTATGCCGCCTTTGGTCAGAGGAGCACAG CAGATCCAGGCTCTTcgccagcagcagcaacagcagcagttgGCAGCCTCCGGAGGTGGGGGCTCAGGGCCGCCCCCTCTGCTGTTGGGTGCCAGGACCTCAACCCCTGCAGGACAGGGTCAGAGAAACATGGTGCAGCCGGGCCTCATCAGAGTAGGAAATTCCGCAACCTCGCTG GGCTCGTCCGGTATGAAGGGTTCTTCTTCGGGAAGTAGCGTAGTGTCGCTGGTGGGCGCCAATGACAGTCCGGCCAGCCGCCAGGCGGCGGCCAAACTCGCTTTGCGGAAACAACTGGAGAAGACACTCCTCGAGATCCCGCCACCCAAGCCCCCCGCTCCAGAGTTTAACTTCCTGCCCTCGGCAGCCAATAATGAGTTCATCTACCTGGTGGGACTCGAGGAAGTGGTCCAGAACCTGTTGGATAGCATTCACCGAG GGAAGACGGGGGCACCTCTACCCAAGCCCGCCATCAGAGAGCCCAACATGTGCACCCAGTGCCACACCGACTTCACGTGCAGGTGGAGACAGGACAAGGCCAAAGGCGGCACCGTCCTCTGCGAAGACTGCATGTCGTCCAATCAGAAAAAGGCCCTGAAAGCCGAGCACACCAATAGGCTGAAAGCGGCGTTCGTCAAAGCGTTGCAGCAGGAGCAGGAAATCGAGCAACGCCTCATCCAGCAGACGTCTTCGTCCATCTCCCACGGCGgttcctcgtcgtcgtcgtcgctgaAGGCGGAGCAGCTGGTGGCGCAGCAGCTGAAACAGGCCCGCACGTCTTCTCTGCACCGAGGGGCCAACATCGTCCACCATCAATCCATCAAG AGCACCCACGGGAGCATCAGGGGGATCCCCCAGTCCTTCTCGTCCTCCTCCCAGCTGCAAAGCGCCGTGGCGGCCGCCTCCCTGGTCAGCCGACCAG GTGTGACGATGGCGTACGTGAACCCCAGCCTGAGTGGGCACAAGACCTCAGCCAGCGTGGACGCACGCCAGAGGGAGTACCTGCTGGACATGATCCCCTCTCGCTCGTCCATCTCGCAGACTGCAAACACATGGAAATAG
- the LOC144086041 gene encoding transcriptional repressor p66-alpha-like isoform X2, translating to MFFKVAAPSAEMTAVPHRGNSQVTDSDSGMSEEAVRQTRSQKRALERDEEPRITTEPSSPDNESKRPKLEDSQPTTRETMPPQPEPKVEQGPQSLIGIGANEEAGQLAPSFEHEPVKAEAAREANSDNPIGCGDRADKEMKAENDVDAVRRFQPAEPKVSGGMLAAGEVKATIKVEVQTGEQPVDMSTSKGVKREKRPPSPEDEEDDDDDDDVIILSDNDSPSPPVNGVSHLKELDTELLMKSSPAERERVIKRLKEELRLEEAKLVLLKKLRQSQLQRDCLQKSSGLSITCAPPPLIRGTIGSSKGSQQIVTGRSLGTVIPPPLVRGGQQISSKHGSQIIMPPLVRGAQQIQALRQQQQQQQLAASGGGGSGPPPLLLGARTSTPAGQGQRNMVQPGLIRGSSGMKGSSSGSSVVSLVGANDSPASRQAAAKLALRKQLEKTLLEIPPPKPPAPEFNFLPSAANNEFIYLVGLEEVVQNLLDSIHRGKTGAPLPKPAIREPNMCTQCHTDFTCRWRQDKAKGGTVLCEDCMSSNQKKALKAEHTNRLKAAFVKALQQEQEIEQRLIQQTSSSISHGGSSSSSSLKAEQLVAQQLKQARTSSLHRGANIVHHQSIKSTHGSIRGIPQSFSSSSQLQSAVAAASLVSRPGKHEHVTQRSAQISKVSGGGVGGSRNMSGGSASSTSWKKQSNSNKGVTMAYVNPSLSGHKTSASVDARQREYLLDMIPSRSSISQTANTWK from the exons ATGTTTTTCAAAGTTGCTGCTCCCTCGGCGGAGATGACGGCTGTCCCTCATCGGGGGAACAGCCAGGTCACGGATTCGGACTCG GGGATGTCTGAGGAGGCCGTCCGCCAGACACGCAGCCAGAAAAGGGCACTGGAGAGGGATGAAGAACCGCGGATTACTACGGAACCTTCCAGTCCTGACAATGAAAGCAAAAGACCCAAGCTGGAGGACTCCCAACCCACGACCCGGGAGACCATGCCACCTCAACCTGAGCCCAAAGTGGAACAGGGCCCTCAAAGTCTGATCGGGATCGGAGCTAACGAGGAAGCGGGGCAATTAGCGCCATCTTTTGAACACGAGCCGGTGAAAGCCGAGGCCGCTCGTGAAGCAAACTCGGACAATCCGATTGGATGCGGTGACAGAGCTGACAAGGAAATGAAGGCGGAGAACGACGTGGATGCCGTGAGGCGTTTCCAGCCTGCGGAACCAAAAGTGTCCGGTGGCATGTTGGCTGCTGGTGAGGTGAAGGCAACCATCAAAGTGGAGGTCCAGACTGGTGAGCAACCAGTGGACATGAGCACTTCCAAAGG TGTCAAAAGAGAGAAGCGGCCTCCATCACCTGAAGATgaagaggatgatgatgatgatgatgatgtcataATATTGTCAGATAACGACTCACCAAGTCCACCTGTGAATGGCGTGAGCCACTTGAAGGAGCTGGACACCGAACTCCTCATG AAGAGCAGCCCGGCTGAACGGGAGCGTGTCATCAAGAGGTTGAAAGAAGAACTGAGGCTGGAGGAGGCTAAGCTAGTGTTGCTGAAGAAACTCAGACAGAGCCAGTTACAGAGGGATTGTCTTCAAAAG TCTTCAGGGTTGTCCATTACCTGCGCCCCACCTCCTCTAATACGAGGGACTATCGGGAGCAGCAAAGGCTCACAGCAG ATTGTAACCGGTCGGAGTTTGGGCACGGTCATACCGCCGCCTTTGGTGCGCGGAGGGCAGCAGATTTCGTCGAAACATGGCTCCCAGATCATTATGCCGCCTTTGGTCAGAGGAGCACAG CAGATCCAGGCTCTTcgccagcagcagcaacagcagcagttgGCAGCCTCCGGAGGTGGGGGCTCAGGGCCGCCCCCTCTGCTGTTGGGTGCCAGGACCTCAACCCCTGCAGGACAGGGTCAGAGAAACATGGTGCAGCCGGGCCTCATCAGA GGCTCGTCCGGTATGAAGGGTTCTTCTTCGGGAAGTAGCGTAGTGTCGCTGGTGGGCGCCAATGACAGTCCGGCCAGCCGCCAGGCGGCGGCCAAACTCGCTTTGCGGAAACAACTGGAGAAGACACTCCTCGAGATCCCGCCACCCAAGCCCCCCGCTCCAGAGTTTAACTTCCTGCCCTCGGCAGCCAATAATGAGTTCATCTACCTGGTGGGACTCGAGGAAGTGGTCCAGAACCTGTTGGATAGCATTCACCGAG GGAAGACGGGGGCACCTCTACCCAAGCCCGCCATCAGAGAGCCCAACATGTGCACCCAGTGCCACACCGACTTCACGTGCAGGTGGAGACAGGACAAGGCCAAAGGCGGCACCGTCCTCTGCGAAGACTGCATGTCGTCCAATCAGAAAAAGGCCCTGAAAGCCGAGCACACCAATAGGCTGAAAGCGGCGTTCGTCAAAGCGTTGCAGCAGGAGCAGGAAATCGAGCAACGCCTCATCCAGCAGACGTCTTCGTCCATCTCCCACGGCGgttcctcgtcgtcgtcgtcgctgaAGGCGGAGCAGCTGGTGGCGCAGCAGCTGAAACAGGCCCGCACGTCTTCTCTGCACCGAGGGGCCAACATCGTCCACCATCAATCCATCAAG AGCACCCACGGGAGCATCAGGGGGATCCCCCAGTCCTTCTCGTCCTCCTCCCAGCTGCAAAGCGCCGTGGCGGCCGCCTCCCTGGTCAGCCGACCAGGTAAGCACGAGCATGTGACGCAGCGCTCTGCCCAGATTTCAAAGGTGAGCGGCGGCGGAGTCGGCGGCAGCAGGAATATGAGTGGGGGTAGTGCCTCGTCCACTTCATGGAAGAAGCAGAGCAACAGCAACAAAG GTGTGACGATGGCGTACGTGAACCCCAGCCTGAGTGGGCACAAGACCTCAGCCAGCGTGGACGCACGCCAGAGGGAGTACCTGCTGGACATGATCCCCTCTCGCTCGTCCATCTCGCAGACTGCAAACACATGGAAATAG
- the LOC144086041 gene encoding transcriptional repressor p66-alpha-like isoform X1 yields MFFKVAAPSAEMTAVPHRGNSQVTDSDSGMSEEAVRQTRSQKRALERDEEPRITTEPSSPDNESKRPKLEDSQPTTRETMPPQPEPKVEQGPQSLIGIGANEEAGQLAPSFEHEPVKAEAAREANSDNPIGCGDRADKEMKAENDVDAVRRFQPAEPKVSGGMLAAGEVKATIKVEVQTGEQPVDMSTSKGVKREKRPPSPEDEEDDDDDDDVIILSDNDSPSPPVNGVSHLKELDTELLMKSSPAERERVIKRLKEELRLEEAKLVLLKKLRQSQLQRDCLQKSSGLSITCAPPPLIRGTIGSSKGSQQIVTGRSLGTVIPPPLVRGGQQISSKHGSQIIMPPLVRGAQQIQALRQQQQQQQLAASGGGGSGPPPLLLGARTSTPAGQGQRNMVQPGLIRVGNSATSLGSSGMKGSSSGSSVVSLVGANDSPASRQAAAKLALRKQLEKTLLEIPPPKPPAPEFNFLPSAANNEFIYLVGLEEVVQNLLDSIHRGKTGAPLPKPAIREPNMCTQCHTDFTCRWRQDKAKGGTVLCEDCMSSNQKKALKAEHTNRLKAAFVKALQQEQEIEQRLIQQTSSSISHGGSSSSSSLKAEQLVAQQLKQARTSSLHRGANIVHHQSIKSTHGSIRGIPQSFSSSSQLQSAVAAASLVSRPGKHEHVTQRSAQISKVSGGGVGGSRNMSGGSASSTSWKKQSNSNKGVTMAYVNPSLSGHKTSASVDARQREYLLDMIPSRSSISQTANTWK; encoded by the exons ATGTTTTTCAAAGTTGCTGCTCCCTCGGCGGAGATGACGGCTGTCCCTCATCGGGGGAACAGCCAGGTCACGGATTCGGACTCG GGGATGTCTGAGGAGGCCGTCCGCCAGACACGCAGCCAGAAAAGGGCACTGGAGAGGGATGAAGAACCGCGGATTACTACGGAACCTTCCAGTCCTGACAATGAAAGCAAAAGACCCAAGCTGGAGGACTCCCAACCCACGACCCGGGAGACCATGCCACCTCAACCTGAGCCCAAAGTGGAACAGGGCCCTCAAAGTCTGATCGGGATCGGAGCTAACGAGGAAGCGGGGCAATTAGCGCCATCTTTTGAACACGAGCCGGTGAAAGCCGAGGCCGCTCGTGAAGCAAACTCGGACAATCCGATTGGATGCGGTGACAGAGCTGACAAGGAAATGAAGGCGGAGAACGACGTGGATGCCGTGAGGCGTTTCCAGCCTGCGGAACCAAAAGTGTCCGGTGGCATGTTGGCTGCTGGTGAGGTGAAGGCAACCATCAAAGTGGAGGTCCAGACTGGTGAGCAACCAGTGGACATGAGCACTTCCAAAGG TGTCAAAAGAGAGAAGCGGCCTCCATCACCTGAAGATgaagaggatgatgatgatgatgatgatgtcataATATTGTCAGATAACGACTCACCAAGTCCACCTGTGAATGGCGTGAGCCACTTGAAGGAGCTGGACACCGAACTCCTCATG AAGAGCAGCCCGGCTGAACGGGAGCGTGTCATCAAGAGGTTGAAAGAAGAACTGAGGCTGGAGGAGGCTAAGCTAGTGTTGCTGAAGAAACTCAGACAGAGCCAGTTACAGAGGGATTGTCTTCAAAAG TCTTCAGGGTTGTCCATTACCTGCGCCCCACCTCCTCTAATACGAGGGACTATCGGGAGCAGCAAAGGCTCACAGCAG ATTGTAACCGGTCGGAGTTTGGGCACGGTCATACCGCCGCCTTTGGTGCGCGGAGGGCAGCAGATTTCGTCGAAACATGGCTCCCAGATCATTATGCCGCCTTTGGTCAGAGGAGCACAG CAGATCCAGGCTCTTcgccagcagcagcaacagcagcagttgGCAGCCTCCGGAGGTGGGGGCTCAGGGCCGCCCCCTCTGCTGTTGGGTGCCAGGACCTCAACCCCTGCAGGACAGGGTCAGAGAAACATGGTGCAGCCGGGCCTCATCAGAGTAGGAAATTCCGCAACCTCGCTG GGCTCGTCCGGTATGAAGGGTTCTTCTTCGGGAAGTAGCGTAGTGTCGCTGGTGGGCGCCAATGACAGTCCGGCCAGCCGCCAGGCGGCGGCCAAACTCGCTTTGCGGAAACAACTGGAGAAGACACTCCTCGAGATCCCGCCACCCAAGCCCCCCGCTCCAGAGTTTAACTTCCTGCCCTCGGCAGCCAATAATGAGTTCATCTACCTGGTGGGACTCGAGGAAGTGGTCCAGAACCTGTTGGATAGCATTCACCGAG GGAAGACGGGGGCACCTCTACCCAAGCCCGCCATCAGAGAGCCCAACATGTGCACCCAGTGCCACACCGACTTCACGTGCAGGTGGAGACAGGACAAGGCCAAAGGCGGCACCGTCCTCTGCGAAGACTGCATGTCGTCCAATCAGAAAAAGGCCCTGAAAGCCGAGCACACCAATAGGCTGAAAGCGGCGTTCGTCAAAGCGTTGCAGCAGGAGCAGGAAATCGAGCAACGCCTCATCCAGCAGACGTCTTCGTCCATCTCCCACGGCGgttcctcgtcgtcgtcgtcgctgaAGGCGGAGCAGCTGGTGGCGCAGCAGCTGAAACAGGCCCGCACGTCTTCTCTGCACCGAGGGGCCAACATCGTCCACCATCAATCCATCAAG AGCACCCACGGGAGCATCAGGGGGATCCCCCAGTCCTTCTCGTCCTCCTCCCAGCTGCAAAGCGCCGTGGCGGCCGCCTCCCTGGTCAGCCGACCAGGTAAGCACGAGCATGTGACGCAGCGCTCTGCCCAGATTTCAAAGGTGAGCGGCGGCGGAGTCGGCGGCAGCAGGAATATGAGTGGGGGTAGTGCCTCGTCCACTTCATGGAAGAAGCAGAGCAACAGCAACAAAG GTGTGACGATGGCGTACGTGAACCCCAGCCTGAGTGGGCACAAGACCTCAGCCAGCGTGGACGCACGCCAGAGGGAGTACCTGCTGGACATGATCCCCTCTCGCTCGTCCATCTCGCAGACTGCAAACACATGGAAATAG